AGCTCGCTACCCTTGTCAAAAAGGGTGTTGGTGTCTCGGTAGGAGTTCATGAATTTCCATTGAGGGGCATAAGATTGCTGAAATTCTGGCCAACTTGGGACAGTACATCCGAGCCCAGAGTGGCTCCATGTGTCCCCGCGGCACTGTCGATCACGTACTCAGGGGAATGAGTTGAAACCGACAACAAGCGTTCCTCAGTGGGAGCCAGCTTTTCTGAGACTAGAGCAGTCTTTTGAGAAGTCTAAACGAcaggaggaggcggggggagcAAGACCTTGGTAGATACCCTGACCTCGGGGTCTGCAGCAGCAACTTGGCTTGGGTCTTTGGAGTCCGGGGCTGGAGGAGTCGCCTCGATTCTTTTGGGGATCTTAGAAGGGCGTCCCGCTCTCTGCGACGCCCTCAGACGTTTGCTTTGCTTCGCTCTAGAGCAGCAGCTGAGCACGCTATCAAGATCAGACTCCATGTCGCCTGCATACACACAAGTTACACATTAGTTAACGAGattaaaatagaaaaagaaacaaaggttaaagtcaaaagaaacctaactggaactctcccccaagcTTGTGCTCGGTGACCAAGTAATttccctatcttcagaggaggctgggggagtcccttccctatacgtgggtgatagcctcgaaaggtctctatagtcgttGGTACCGTACTGAACGGCGACCCCATCCCagacttcatttaaactatacatattTTGGAATTTTCCTAACCAATTATCGAACCTATGAatcctctcatctacccaagaccaaacATGAAAATTATCCCTGGAATCCGGAAATAGGATCAGGGTATCGGGCTTATGCTTTAGCCGAGAGGGGGACCACATATCCGAGCTAAGAATGATTTTACCTCCACcgctcgagctcgaggcctcgtcttAGGCTTTGTTTCCCAATCACGGGCGTTCATGATGGCGAGCCACTGGAGAGCAGGCCCGTGAGCTCGAAGACCTCTGTCTTGGAGGAAGCTTCTCAGTGGGAAGAGGCACATGCTCCCACTTTAGGTACTTGCGGTAAGCGACATCGTCTGTCGACTGATCTTGCTCCAAAAGGCCACAGGCTCGGCGTTTTTCTTCATGAAGGAGATAGGACAGGAAGTGCCTACCATATGGCAGTTGGAGCAAAgccttcttgtgcttcatcattGAGTCTGAGGGTGTGGGACggtgataattggctgaagaaaTGGATACGTGTCATTAGTTCGAGCCTAATCATTAATCGAGCAAGAAAGAAATGAGTATGTGTACTTAGGAATTCGTTGGAACGAATAGAATTTTGAAGGAGCAAGGCCGGCCGTCCAAAAGAAGGCtagcttgaagtttggaggatggttcGGCATGTCCTCAAAGATATTCTTCGACTTTGGGTAGCTCGAtagataatagaagccatctcatccccgagctcgggaggggttgcttttcaaacaaaatagATAGAGAATCTCTTTGTgtgagggtccttcccactttagatTGTGGTATAGCGACCTAAGGGCAAATAGAACCATGTATGAATTGGTCTGAAGTTGGAAGGGCGTGAGCCCAACAAAgtccagaaaatccttaaaaacgGATTTCAGGGGAAGaagagcccctgccttcatatgcttgcGACTCCAGGACATGAGCTTAATCTTGTTATCATATCTACCATCACCCGGGGCATAGCAGCTCTGCTCGTTCAGAGCTGCAGCTTGACACATCAGTGTGCCAGAGAGCTTCGGGCCATGGCGAGCTAGAATGTTAGAAATTTGGCCTGTCAAAgtgaccgagctccaataatgcttggCCTCGAAGAATTCCTCACTGGAGGTAGGAATGGTAGCAACTTGTGAGGTAGAAGGGCAGTTTGAAGAGTCCTCCATCAGAGAAAAGGAAAGTGCACCATGCTCATAAGCaatggtgactttgagtttgggattGAGAGGGATAAGTCTGAGCTCAGGGTCTGGATCTGAATATATCGCAACCCAaagtttcttcctttttctttcctcgacctcgtcaatTTGACGTCGGAAATGGGCTCGGATATCCTCTTGTTAGCACCTCACGCGGTGCTCGCGTATCGGTCATTGGTTCCAGGTGAAGGGGGATTCTGGACTGGGAGTTGAGGGAGAATAAGGGATTGCGAGCActggcccccaccgattctcagagttctgcaacatctagcaagaaagaaaatggtgagggccaggcataTAAGAAATCAGAGTATAGTTTTTGTGCTTCCAGCTCGAAGGCTCGAGATCACAGAGTAAGCTCGATCGAGATCGAGGTCTCGAAAGGACAGATCGAATTCGAGGAAGAACcccaaactattgtaaagttcgggcttcgagcgtgtatttgATGCGAGAGTAGGAAAGTGtgggttcattttaagaatcccaaattttcagggaaaaagttgacggttacccaaaaaggtgataattttgggatttgtgcaattaaaaaccctaattcagaaccccatttcttggcttacacgataCACTACCCGTAATCtaaaaaaccctattttttcattttttgcaCTAAATATGGGTCTTAAATCTATGATTTcaaaaattttgaatcaaaagttTGTGTAATATCAGATAAGCCACTTTGCAAAAGCTAGAAGTAGAAACTAGTAAACACATTCATACAACAGAAAAGCATGTAAAAACACGTAAATAACAGAGCAAGGGTGAAGAACGGGAACTTACACACAAACGTCTGCGGGTACAGAGAAATCGCCGACTGGAATGTTGGCAACAAGAAGGACTTCACCGAATCGAATATGTTGGAGGTAGATTATTTTcgtggtttggagaacatgcaatgaAAATTTGATAAAAAATGAAGCTCTGTTTCTCTGGTGCAAGTTTTGTTCCTATGAAGAGTGTAAAAGTAAAATGAGGAAGACGAAGTGGGCATATTTATAGACCCAAGGGGATGTCAAGGGTCGAACTAATCTGGACCATTGGCTAGATTCGGTATCTGATCGAACGATCTGGTGCAAACGTGGCGATGGCGAAAAAAAGTTGGCAGGTAAATAGACTTGGGTATGGTGAAAAAGTACTCGAGTACTTTGATTGAGCAACCCATGGttgacacgtgtccacactcgagtatattAAGTGGCTCAGTTTTCGAAagaggcagttcaaaagtttccttctcataggattcgaactgatacttttgagggggcaaaatgttacacccagatttcgagaatgggaatcttgatctcgaaactcaagctcataaggtgtaagctcgagacTAGCACAGTCGTCATGTGATCAACAAATCAGAGACAGTCTCGCTAAGCAGTAAGTGATAACGTCGTATTAGTGAGCTCGGGAACTACGTAGTCTCGGAGGTGTTCCGAGGCtataagttaggctcgcaactcgtaatggcaatggttcaacacttgtataaatttcttgattcatttcctgcCCTCAGACAAGACAATTCGAGCTCGAGTATTGTAAGCTCGAAGAGAATGGTCTCGTCAACATCACTTGTTGGGAACTTAAGCGAACCAAGGTGACGAGCTCGCAATATGTAAACAGTCTCGAAGGCGTGTGAATCTAGCGTCCAAGCTTGTCAGTTGTGTGTGTACGtgtttatttttgtaaaatccctatgtttaagggattgtatgtaattttttattaaatccaaaatatcatgggatattactgcatacgtagtaactaatgcatttaatggcattattttaattgatttgttgaataacttcccgaaatctgtgggaagagattcggtaaaccactctataaatagagcagGATAATTCATTTGTAGGAGGACATGGATATTGGGAAAACTCTgtacaattgcttccagaaagctatcagataattccaagaagttaataatacagactcgtggactaggcagattttaactgctgaaccacgtaagaaATCACGtctatattatttgtttcctctcatatattttgttttattgctcttcttttctaagttgatgaaaaatggcgtcaacacaaGTGAAACCCCAATGCTATAAGGCAGTGCTTAGCTTAGAGAACCATGCTCTAGGGGCTTGTTTGAGGTCGCAGAGAGCTTTGGATAGCTTGCACACATATGTAGGGTGAGTAGCATCTAAAAATTCTGGTGGTTGAGCCATATAGATGTCCTCGAAAATGTCTCCATTGAGAAAGACATTGTGTACATCAATTTACCTTAGAAACCAGCCTTTGGAGAGAACCATTGTGAGAATAACACGAATTGTCTAAGGTTTCACCACATGATTGAAAATGTCAAAGTAATCTAGGCCTTGTATTTGATTGAACCCGAGAGCTACAAGCCTTACTTTGTGTCGGTTAATACTACCATCTGGGTGGTATTTGAGTTCGAAATGTCATTTGCAATCTACTACATGAGTTGTAGAAGGAGGAGGAACAAGGTGCCAAGTACCATTTTTATAAAGAGCAGCTAATTTGGATTCAATGGCAGCTTTCTAAGCTGGTATTTGCATAGTAGCCTTGTAGTTCTTTGGAATAACTGAGGTTGTATCAAGAGAAGCAGTGTAGGCCTTGGGTTTCTGAATTCCACTTTTTGCACAAGTGAGTATTAGCCCTAGAAACATCCTGCACAGAAACTTGGCTAGAATCTAATAATTACTTAGTTGACGCCTCAAGAGGTGGGACAGATGGAACAACTATAATACAAGAGGGAATGGGTATGGATAACAGCGGAGATGAAGGAGGAGAGGGGGTGAATGGACAGAAGGAAGCAATGAAGTGGTAGGGGAGAGTGTTGGAATGGAAAGATTGGGTTGGGGAAGAAGGTTGGGGACAATGGCTGGAGTGAATGAAGTTGCAAAGGGAAATATAGAAGTAGTGTGGGAAGGAATAGATGGAAAGGATGACTCATCAAACACCACATGGTGGCtggtgtaaaaattacaacccgccgacctaagcggcaaaatatagggttaacccctaattcctctaagaaacaccttggacatggtggtcaagcgaccacatatgtacacatcgccacctaagctctccactcaaggttgggtgagcttttctttccctttatctgcatcacatagcacccgtgagccaaggctcagcaagaaaactcattactgcatgtatacaatatcaaatgatgatcatgataatcatacagggCTTATAACCCTAAAcatatgagtgaatatcacttcaagattctagtaaccatgctagggcttgtagccctaatcaaataatatcgagattctgataatcatgctggggcgtgtagccctaatcagatgagtgactgatgagtaagtcactaacttaaatcagatgagtgacagatgagtgagtcactaacttgaatcagatgattaactgatgagcgagtcactaacttgggcttcgcacccttagccatgtgacgatgcagtcacctgggctttctggccatggctctaagtaactagccattagactagacaagcgcttttttttttcatcgaacttaaggtcggtcaagcatttcatgcttatgatgataatgcttatgtcgattagatctaatctttttgggcttgcgttaaacacgctaatatcgttcttgactcataagccaataccatacaaccagtgctcagtactactgccgaactttactaataagtcacagcttcacattcaatactgacaccattgccaattcctgactcataggtcagtgccattcacagataagcaagattgctaagcatttaatatgcaatcaaagtCCACATATAatacactcaacatgcctcattaataacctgGCATGTCAACTATGGGGTGCAATCtttttacctctggttcgagcgagaaatagtaaaagaatgacTCTTGATAACGATCGAtcatttgattccttagcggtcacctagtcataaccaaatataactcccatcaatgaaaatgagcaataaaaggttcttgacctaaacctcactcccgggacctcgaattgtacccaaacggttagtagattcgatcccgagccttaggaattgaaaccccgagccaataaatcaattatggcactCCAGGCCTACTAATACggccattaaacctcattagcgATTTTTGGGCATTACAGCCTCATTCAATACATGAAGGATTTGGCAAAAATTTTATCAATGGTCCGATTGCACTTGATTGTTACCCATGAAAGGGTTGTATCGATGTTACCATTTTCCTGTTATTTCCTCTCTCAGTTTAATCATAGGTAGAAAATGAAATCTTATTTGGCATATGATGGTAAAGCCTATAGTTGGAAATGTCCTCTTCTCAAGTTGGGTCTCTTTAAACTTTCTACTATAGCTATCTTTATCTTTGCAATGTATAAGTATAATACATTCAAGTCAAAGAGAACAAATGAATTAATGTCGGTGCTAATATGAGCATGATTAACATATTTGGCCATTAATATTCACATGAATTATCATTAATCTCCATATGTATTTCTCTGATCTATATGAAGTTACAAACTCCCACTGTAGTAAGATAAAACAGTCATTAATGTAATTATAGTGTGGCAGATATTTGCTTGAGATACCAACAAGATCACTATTTCATGAATCATATCATATCCTAatgttcataaaatttgataGTCATTAactctaaaaaataaaaaattaataattcatAGTTTTTTAATGTTCCATAGCCACCAAAGCCAGTATTTTTCTCATTTTCTATCATATTAAAAATTCCTTGTGTAATTACAATCATGATACTTCTTTCTTGTCCAATATTGGCCTACGAGGCATCCCTTTTCCTGACATAACTAAATTTCTTAAAGGGGTTTTCACTAGTGAATTTTGGAGTTGAAGCTGGTGATTCCACTAAGGCCATTTCGGTCCAGTATTCATCAATATTGGCCACACAAAGATCTCCTTCAACTTTGGGAAGAAAACTTGGCTTAATTTCTCTTGCCTCCAATTTTTTCCAATTGATTGTCTTAAACCACTTGTGGTTTTTTATGTCAATACTCCCATTTGGTCCACTGCCAAGGCGCATGCTTGCATCTTTTTTAAGAAGCTGTAACCCAAAAACATACACACAAAATAAATAGAAGAACTAAATAGAACATTGTTAATTATCTTATCAAAAGGCATAGTTTGAGTACTTGATATAATATTTACTTACTCCTTTCAATAATGAATGTGCTTCACTAGACAGAAATCCAGGCAGCTTGATCTTGTCTTTTACTATCTTCTGCTGGATTTTCTGTCTCTTTCCACCATTAAATGGAGGCTGCAAAAGATAGCAACAAAGTCTAGATAAGTGACCAGGAACATGTTTTTAACTTAAAATGGTAAAAGCATTATGGTTTAGGAATTATTCAAGAATAATGACAACCTTCCCAGTGAGCATTTCATAAAGGAGAATTCCCACACTCCACCAATCTGCAGCCTTGTCATGATTTCGTCCCTGAACAATCTCCGGCGCCATGTATTCGAGGGTTCCACATATAGAACTTGATCTTGTGTTCTCATCAAATTGTTTTGCCAGGCCAAAATCAGTCAACATTATCTGGTACGAACAGAAAAACAGAACATGTAAACTTAATATAATCAAAGTAACTAACGGACCACACATTAGGATTAGGCCACATATAAGTTTACTAAAGTTTCATGATCTTACATGGCCCTCGGCATCAAGAAGAATATTTTGAGGCTTTATATCTCTGTGCATTATGCCATTTTCATGAAGATAGGAAACAGCAGAAACGATCTCAGCAGTATAAAATCGAGCCAAATCCTCTCTGGAAAGAAGAAAATGTCAAATATTTAACACAGCTTTATTATGTTGAAATCGTAATAGAAGCATGGGAATATACTGTTTTACGACTTCACTATCTGTCTTCGAACCAAATTAGTAGTCTATCATTTAATTAATATAGTTTTAATGCTTTgtatacaataaaaaaaatataaatatgttcTAAATCTAGAAatagtttaaattaaaaaaaaaatcaaaataatatttatcaCAACTGGTGGGAGTAAACAATTTTGAACTAATTTACCATATACAAtatattgaaataatattaattaaagtaCAAGATTCTAAGTTGACTGTTGCATGCACAAACAACAGAGTACTAAATTagtatattttaaaaacaataaagaatATTCTATACCTGAACAAGCCTTGACAATAAAGATGATAGCCAAGGTGGCCACCATTGATGAAATCGAGCACAAGATACAATCTATACTGGGTCTGCAATACGATTGAGAGAAAAGTTTTCATGCTACAATCTTTATATAATACCAAATCTAAATCAACTTTTGCCTTAGTTTACTTTGGTATGAAAGTACCTGAAAAGAGTATTTGAGTTGCACTATGAAAGGATGATTCACTTTGGTGAGTATATCTCTCTCAGTTTTCATGTACTCAACATGATTTTTCTCCAAAGTCTTATCCTTACGTATGACCTTCATTGCATATACTTCACAAGTACCACTCTTCCTCACTTGATAAACCTTCCCGAAAGAACCTTGCCCAACAACCTTGAGAATTTCAAAATCTTCAAGTCCCACACTATGATCATCATGAtcatgatcatcatcatcattagaaACATGTTCGTGTGTGTCAATTTCATTTAATAAGGCTAGATTGTTAAGGTTCAGAGAATGGCTACAGATAACATAAGAGTCCTCATAGATTGAATCTGGTGAAGATAATTGACCTGGAAGAGGACCAAATCTATCAGAAAAATCTTCAACAAAAAGAAACTTCTCCCAACTAGTTGGATTCAACACCATCTTGGACCTAGTTTGCGTTTGCAGatccttgaatttttttttaattatcttcACTTTGACTGAATATATTGTAGGGAACAGTACACTGTAAAAAAAAGTCAcagcaataaaaatatataaatacttGAAAGTAATAAAATTTGTCAAAGCAAATATCAAATGCAATTTTAAACAAATGAATAATatctaataattttaaaatatcttaataattatattaatatcttttctcttttttattattttttgttagcTATTAAGTTTCGGTTGAGAATAATGAAAATAGAGATTTAAAACTAacctttttcaaaaaaaaaaaataacaataagttgaaaataaaatttaaagaaatTATTCTACAATGAAGTTATATTTCTTCTCATTTTTTTcggaaaattaattattttactaaaacGGTAGAAAAGttgttatattattattttaatttgttaaaattataactaaaaaataaaaattaattattttctattCATTATACTCTATTCCCCAATTAAACATAAatgtctttttttcttttctttatttttaggcATAAAAGAATTTTCATGAATACGCTCAGTTTTACCATTAATAACACTTTGAATTTATCCCGTCCCGTGTTAATAGGTTCATTCAAACCCTAACActctttatttttcaaaaaaatgtaTCCATAATCTTAATCATTCCCCAAAATTCCATTACTTCTAATCTCAGTTATTGGTCCATATGGAAAGTAGTTCATATACAATTTGTTAATTATTCAATATAAATTAACAGCAAAAtgttcacacatatatatatatatataacgatAATAATCATAGTCCTATACTGATACTCCAA
This genomic interval from Humulus lupulus chromosome 8, drHumLupu1.1, whole genome shotgun sequence contains the following:
- the LOC133795811 gene encoding serine/threonine-protein kinase AtPK2/AtPK19-like; this encodes MVLNPTSWEKFLFVEDFSDRFGPLPGQLSSPDSIYEDSYVICSHSLNLNNLALLNEIDTHEHVSNDDDDHDHDDHSVGLEDFEILKVVGQGSFGKVYQVRKSGTCEVYAMKVIRKDKTLEKNHVEYMKTERDILTKVNHPFIVQLKYSFQTQYRLYLVLDFINGGHLGYHLYCQGLFREDLARFYTAEIVSAVSYLHENGIMHRDIKPQNILLDAEGHIMLTDFGLAKQFDENTRSSSICGTLEYMAPEIVQGRNHDKAADWWSVGILLYEMLTGKPPFNGGKRQKIQQKIVKDKIKLPGFLSSEAHSLLKGLLKKDASMRLGSGPNGSIDIKNHKWFKTINWKKLEAREIKPSFLPKVEGDLCVANIDEYWTEMALVESPASTPKFTSENPFKKFSYVRKRDAS